A region of Legionella donaldsonii DNA encodes the following proteins:
- the glyA gene encoding serine hydroxymethyltransferase, giving the protein MFDKNYTIAGFDEVLWQAIASERQRQEDHIELIASENYASPRVLEAQGSVLTNKYAEGYPGKRYYGGCEYVDIAENLAISRAKQLFGADYVNVQPHSGSQANAAVMMALLSPGDVILGMALPHGGHLTHGSKVNFSGKLYEAIGYGLEPETGLINYDALEELAVTHRPKMIIAGFSAYSQVLDWARFRSIADKVGAYLMADMAHVAGLVAVGLYPSPLPYADVVTTTTHKTLRGPRGGLILARANEEIEKKLNSSVFPGMQGGPLMHVIAAKAVAFAEALQPEFKHYQQQVLLNAKVMAEVLKGRGYPIVSGGTENHLLLVDLITKNITGKEADAALGRANITVNKNSVPNDPRSPFVTSGLRLGTPAITTRGFKEKEVNILSNWIADVLDDLNNEAMIARVKMQVLQLCHEFPVYR; this is encoded by the coding sequence ATGTTTGATAAAAATTACACGATTGCCGGGTTTGATGAGGTGCTGTGGCAAGCAATTGCATCAGAGCGTCAGCGCCAGGAAGATCATATCGAGCTTATTGCCTCGGAAAATTATGCCAGTCCACGGGTCCTGGAAGCACAGGGTTCAGTATTGACCAACAAATATGCTGAAGGCTATCCCGGTAAACGCTATTATGGTGGTTGCGAATATGTGGATATTGCAGAAAACCTCGCCATTAGCCGCGCCAAGCAATTGTTTGGTGCTGACTATGTAAACGTACAGCCGCATTCAGGTTCACAAGCTAATGCCGCAGTAATGATGGCGTTGCTTTCGCCTGGCGATGTCATTCTGGGGATGGCTCTACCGCATGGCGGTCATTTGACTCATGGCTCTAAAGTTAATTTTTCCGGCAAACTCTATGAAGCAATAGGCTATGGATTGGAGCCTGAGACGGGTCTCATCAATTATGACGCCTTGGAAGAGTTGGCAGTGACTCATCGTCCGAAAATGATTATCGCTGGTTTTTCTGCTTATTCGCAGGTGCTTGATTGGGCAAGGTTCCGGTCTATTGCTGATAAAGTAGGCGCTTATTTAATGGCTGATATGGCGCATGTGGCTGGTTTGGTAGCTGTTGGCCTTTATCCTTCGCCCCTGCCTTACGCGGATGTGGTTACTACGACGACCCATAAAACGTTGCGTGGCCCACGTGGCGGGTTGATTCTGGCTCGTGCCAATGAAGAAATTGAAAAGAAATTAAATTCGTCAGTATTTCCTGGTATGCAGGGTGGCCCTTTAATGCATGTTATTGCAGCCAAAGCGGTGGCTTTTGCTGAAGCCCTGCAACCCGAATTTAAGCACTATCAACAACAAGTTTTATTGAATGCAAAAGTGATGGCTGAGGTGCTTAAAGGCCGAGGATATCCTATTGTTTCGGGTGGTACAGAAAATCATCTGTTACTGGTTGATTTGATCACTAAAAATATTACCGGCAAAGAGGCTGATGCTGCCTTGGGACGGGCTAATATCACGGTCAATAAGAATTCTGTACCTAATGATCCACGTTCGCCTTTTGTAACGAGTGGTCTGCGTTTAGGCACTCCAGCAATAACAACACGTGGATTTAAAGAAAAAGAGGTGAATATTTTGAGTAATTGGATAGCAGACGTGCTTGATGATTTGAATAATGAAGCAATGATTGCGCGTGTAAAAATGCAAGTCTTGCAGTTGTGCCATGAATTTCCGGTATATCGTTAA
- the nrdR gene encoding transcriptional regulator NrdR — protein MHCPFCHAEDTKVVDSRLVAEGAQVRRRRQCLLCHERFTTFESAELIMPSIIKRDGRREPFNINNLKAGMLRALEKRPVSVDALEEAIVTIMQEIRRSGEREIDSREVGELVMKQLYRLDHVAYVRFASVYKRFKDVSDFRQTIDQMKDDRTS, from the coding sequence ATGCATTGTCCATTTTGTCATGCAGAAGACACCAAGGTAGTGGATTCACGCCTGGTTGCAGAAGGAGCGCAAGTACGAAGAAGGCGACAATGTCTTCTTTGTCACGAACGTTTTACTACCTTTGAATCAGCCGAATTGATAATGCCCTCGATCATCAAACGAGATGGCCGGCGTGAACCATTTAATATTAATAACTTGAAAGCTGGTATGTTGCGGGCTTTGGAGAAGAGGCCTGTTAGCGTTGATGCGCTTGAAGAAGCTATCGTAACCATTATGCAGGAAATTCGCCGTAGCGGGGAGCGAGAAATCGATTCTCGTGAGGTGGGCGAATTGGTTATGAAGCAATTGTATCGTCTTGATCATGTTGCTTATGTGCGCTTTGCATCGGTTTATAAACGCTTTAAAGATGTTAGTGATTTCAGACAAACTATCGATCAAATGAAAGATGATAGAACTTCATGA